One Microbacterium esteraromaticum genomic window carries:
- a CDS encoding Fpg/Nei family DNA glycosylase: MPEGHSVHRIARQFARNFVDRPVRASSPQGRFAEGAAVLDGREMMRAMAVGKQMFLEFEDAVWLRVHLGLYGAWDFAGEIVADATIASANGRMGQTNQRGTDLDEAIFDEAGENSLSSIGAPRKSRVHVRMSEQTKGLADEGDDWPPPVVGQVRLRLLNDATCADLRGPTACALQTTDEMLATIAKLGPDPLVGDVTEGEERFVRIVRRKPTPIALLLMDQAVVSGIGNVYRAEMLFRARLEPHTPGRDVPEEVVRELWRDWVKLLAIGVETGQMMTMDGLTGDAYRAAMASRDDRHWVYHRAGLPCRVCGTEIALEEIGARKLYWCPSCQR, translated from the coding sequence ATGCCCGAGGGTCACTCCGTCCACCGCATCGCCCGACAGTTCGCACGCAACTTCGTCGACAGGCCCGTCCGTGCCTCCAGCCCGCAGGGGCGGTTCGCCGAGGGAGCCGCCGTGCTCGACGGGCGGGAGATGATGCGGGCGATGGCGGTCGGCAAGCAGATGTTCCTCGAGTTCGAGGATGCCGTGTGGCTGCGGGTGCACCTCGGACTGTACGGGGCGTGGGACTTCGCCGGCGAGATCGTCGCGGACGCGACCATCGCCTCGGCGAACGGACGCATGGGGCAGACCAACCAGCGCGGCACCGATCTCGATGAGGCGATCTTCGACGAAGCCGGGGAGAACTCGCTGTCCTCGATCGGCGCACCGCGGAAGTCGCGCGTGCACGTGCGCATGTCCGAGCAGACCAAGGGGCTCGCCGATGAGGGCGACGACTGGCCGCCGCCCGTGGTCGGGCAGGTGCGCCTTCGTCTGCTCAACGACGCGACCTGCGCGGATCTGCGCGGTCCGACCGCCTGCGCACTGCAGACCACCGACGAGATGCTCGCCACCATCGCCAAGCTCGGCCCCGACCCCCTCGTCGGAGACGTGACGGAGGGCGAGGAGCGCTTCGTTCGCATCGTGCGCCGCAAGCCCACGCCGATAGCGCTGCTGCTGATGGATCAGGCGGTGGTCAGCGGCATAGGCAACGTGTACCGGGCGGAGATGCTCTTCCGCGCCAGGCTCGAGCCGCACACGCCAGGCCGCGACGTGCCGGAGGAGGTCGTGCGCGAGCTGTGGCGCGACTGGGTGAAGCTGCTCGCGATCGGTGTCGAGACCGGTCAGATGATGACGATGGACGGCCTGACCGGCGACGCCTACCGGGCCGCCATGGCCAGCCGTGACGATCGCCACTGGGTCTACCACCGGGCGGGCCTGCCCTGCCGGGTGTGCGGCACCGAGATCGCCCTGGAGGAGATCGGCGCCCGCAAGCTGTACTGGTGCCCGTCCTGCCAGCGCTGA
- the pepN gene encoding aminopeptidase N: MPGENLTRTEAQERRAVIDTQSYEISLDLTKGAEVFGSRSVVRFTATPGASTFIDLIAREVREITLNGEQIDPSAAFADSRIALDGLQAENVLIVDADCLYTNTGEGLHRFVDPVDGEVYLYSQFEVPDSRRVFAVFEQPDLKATFQFTVTAPSAWKVVSNSPTPEPIVHDSSSGAEGVATWGFAPTPRISSYITALVAGPYEATFSELTSASGAVVPLGVYGRKSLWQHLDADYIFDKTRQGFEYFEAKFGVPYPFEKYDQLFVPEFNAGAMENAGAVTFTETYVFRSKVTDAVKERRVVTILHELAHMWFGDLVTMKWWNDLWLNESFAEWASTIATAEATEWTSAWTTFNAMEKTWAYRQDQLPSTHPIVAEINDLEDVMVNFDGITYAKGGSVLKQLTAWVGIDAFFAGVGQYFQKHSWGNTELSDLLTELEATSGRDLTTWAKKWLETAGVNTLAPVIVEDASGVITRFAVTQTAPADYPTIRPHRLGIGFYNLSDSAEGAGDLVRTHYVEVDIDGDRTEIPELQGLERPDMVLLNDNDLAYAKIRLDERSLATAIEHLSDISDPLARSLVWGAAWDQTRDAETAASDYIDLVLGNIGHETESTTVRTTLAQVQLAANIYVAPDTRAAAREKIADGLWALAQQAEAGSDSQLQLVTAFANSVATPEQAGIVGRLRAGEETLPGLEIDADLSWLLLVGLAAAGATDAGAIDAALAADNTSKGGEFAAQARAALPTAEAKQAAWSSLIDNSDLPNTIVRSAALGFVHPSGTDVLADFIPKYFEMLVPIWEQRTYQIADYLVVGLYPRSLASVELRDATRTWLAENQDAAPALRRLVHENLADVERALAAQSRDAEI, translated from the coding sequence GTGCCTGGAGAAAACCTCACCCGTACCGAAGCGCAGGAGCGCCGTGCCGTCATCGACACGCAGTCGTACGAGATCTCGCTCGACCTGACCAAGGGAGCGGAGGTGTTCGGCTCGCGCAGCGTTGTGCGCTTCACCGCGACCCCCGGCGCCTCGACGTTCATCGACCTCATCGCACGAGAGGTGCGCGAGATCACGCTCAACGGCGAGCAGATCGATCCGAGCGCCGCCTTCGCCGATTCGCGCATCGCCCTCGACGGCCTGCAGGCGGAGAACGTCCTCATCGTCGACGCCGACTGCCTCTACACGAACACGGGCGAGGGCCTTCACCGCTTCGTCGACCCCGTCGACGGCGAGGTGTACCTGTACTCGCAGTTCGAGGTTCCTGACTCGCGCCGTGTCTTCGCCGTGTTCGAGCAGCCGGATCTCAAGGCGACGTTCCAGTTCACCGTGACGGCTCCCTCAGCCTGGAAGGTCGTCTCGAACTCCCCCACGCCCGAGCCCATCGTGCACGACTCGTCGTCGGGCGCCGAGGGCGTGGCCACCTGGGGCTTCGCCCCCACGCCGCGCATCTCGTCGTACATCACCGCACTCGTGGCGGGCCCGTACGAGGCCACGTTCTCCGAGCTCACCAGCGCCTCGGGCGCCGTCGTGCCGCTCGGCGTGTACGGACGCAAGAGCCTCTGGCAGCACCTCGACGCGGACTACATCTTCGACAAGACCCGGCAGGGGTTCGAGTACTTCGAGGCCAAGTTCGGCGTGCCCTACCCGTTCGAGAAGTACGACCAGCTCTTCGTGCCCGAGTTCAACGCAGGAGCCATGGAGAACGCGGGTGCAGTGACCTTCACCGAGACCTACGTGTTCCGCAGCAAGGTGACCGACGCCGTCAAGGAGCGTCGTGTCGTGACGATCCTGCACGAGCTCGCGCACATGTGGTTCGGCGACCTGGTCACCATGAAATGGTGGAACGACCTGTGGCTGAACGAGTCGTTCGCCGAGTGGGCATCCACCATCGCCACTGCGGAGGCCACCGAGTGGACGTCCGCCTGGACCACCTTCAACGCGATGGAGAAGACCTGGGCGTACCGCCAGGATCAGCTGCCGTCGACCCACCCGATCGTCGCCGAGATCAACGATCTCGAAGACGTGATGGTGAACTTCGACGGCATCACCTACGCGAAGGGCGGCTCGGTGCTCAAGCAGCTGACCGCGTGGGTCGGCATCGACGCGTTCTTCGCCGGCGTCGGGCAGTACTTCCAGAAGCACTCCTGGGGCAACACCGAGCTGAGCGACCTGCTCACCGAGCTCGAGGCCACCAGCGGGCGCGACCTCACCACCTGGGCCAAGAAGTGGCTCGAGACCGCCGGCGTGAACACCCTCGCCCCGGTCATCGTCGAGGACGCGTCGGGCGTCATCACCCGCTTCGCGGTGACGCAGACCGCTCCCGCGGACTACCCGACCATCCGTCCGCACCGCCTGGGCATCGGCTTCTACAACCTCAGCGACTCCGCCGAAGGCGCCGGGGATCTGGTGCGCACGCACTACGTCGAGGTCGACATCGACGGCGACCGCACCGAGATCCCCGAGCTGCAGGGCCTCGAGCGTCCCGACATGGTGCTGCTCAACGACAACGATCTCGCCTACGCGAAGATCCGCCTCGACGAGCGGTCGCTGGCCACCGCGATCGAGCACCTGTCCGACATCTCCGACCCGCTCGCGCGGTCGCTCGTGTGGGGCGCGGCCTGGGACCAGACCCGGGATGCCGAGACCGCCGCCTCCGACTACATCGACCTCGTCCTGGGCAACATCGGTCACGAGACCGAGTCGACGACCGTTCGCACGACTCTCGCGCAGGTGCAGCTCGCCGCGAACATCTACGTCGCACCGGACACGCGCGCCGCCGCCCGCGAGAAGATCGCCGACGGTCTGTGGGCCCTCGCTCAGCAGGCCGAGGCGGGCAGCGACAGCCAGCTGCAGCTCGTGACCGCGTTCGCCAACTCGGTCGCCACCCCCGAGCAGGCAGGCATCGTCGGCCGCCTGCGCGCCGGCGAGGAGACCCTGCCCGGCCTCGAGATCGATGCCGACCTGTCGTGGCTGCTGCTCGTCGGCCTCGCGGCCGCCGGCGCGACCGACGCCGGCGCAATCGATGCCGCATTGGCCGCCGACAACACGTCCAAGGGCGGGGAGTTCGCCGCGCAGGCGCGCGCCGCCCTGCCCACCGCCGAAGCCAAGCAGGCCGCATGGTCGTCGCTGATCGACAACAGCGACCTGCCCAACACCATCGTGCGCTCGGCTGCCCTCGGATTCGTGCACCCGTCCGGCACCGACGTGCTCGCCGACTTCATCCCGAAGTACTTCGAGATGCTGGTGCCGATCTGGGAGCAGCGCACGTATCAGATCGCCGATTACCTGGTCGTCGGCCTGTACCCGCGCTCGCTCGCCAGCGTGGAGCTGCGCGACGCGACCCGCACTTGGCTCGCCGAGAACCAGGACGCCGCTCCCGCGCTGCGCCGCCTCGTGCACGAGAACCTGGCCGACGTCGAGCGGGCGCTCGCCGCTCAGTCCCGCGACGCCGAGATCTGA
- a CDS encoding FAD-binding dehydrogenase, translated as MTALPRTPASDVIVIGWGLAGLVAAAEALEAGRRVTLIDQEPRQNLGGQAWWSFGGLFLVDSPEQRRMGIRDSLELARQDWFGNAGFDRPEDAWPRRWAEEYLQFAAGEKRAWLRERGVGFFPVVGWAERGGGSAIGPGNSVPRFHITWGTGPGILAPFLAAVERAEADGRATILSRHRVADLILDDGAVVGARGVVLADTHAPRGTPTSRERVADFEIRADAVIVASGGIGGAHDLVRAFWPERLGSPPEHMLTGVPAYVDGSMQAVARAAGADLINNDRMWHYVEGIQNWDPVWPGHGIRILPGPSSLWLDATGTRLPVPLYPGFDTLGTLAHLRRTGHDHSWFVTSLKIVEKEFALSGSEQNPDLTGRDIGLLLRSRLAKGPTGPVQAFLDEGVDFVVEDDLESLLAGMRAVPDGELLDVDRVREEVVARDREIDNEFTKDAQIAMLRSMRGYRGDRLIRTAPPHRLQDPAAGPMIAVRLHVLTRKSLGGIHTDLDGRALDVAGDPIPGLFAAGEASGFGGGGMHGYRALEGTFLGGCLFSGRQAGRAAAG; from the coding sequence ATGACAGCCCTGCCCCGCACCCCCGCGTCCGATGTCATCGTGATCGGCTGGGGCCTGGCGGGGCTGGTCGCCGCCGCGGAGGCGCTCGAGGCCGGGAGGCGCGTCACCCTCATCGATCAGGAACCGCGCCAGAACCTCGGCGGGCAGGCGTGGTGGTCGTTCGGCGGCCTGTTCCTCGTCGACTCGCCCGAGCAGAGGCGGATGGGCATCCGGGATTCGCTCGAGCTCGCCCGTCAGGACTGGTTCGGCAATGCCGGCTTCGACCGGCCGGAGGACGCCTGGCCGAGACGGTGGGCGGAGGAGTACCTGCAGTTCGCCGCCGGCGAGAAGCGCGCGTGGCTCCGCGAGCGCGGTGTCGGGTTCTTCCCTGTGGTCGGCTGGGCGGAGCGCGGGGGCGGCAGTGCGATCGGACCGGGCAACTCGGTCCCCCGGTTCCACATCACCTGGGGCACGGGTCCCGGCATCCTGGCGCCGTTCCTCGCCGCCGTCGAGCGGGCAGAGGCAGACGGACGGGCGACCATCCTGTCGCGGCACCGCGTCGCCGACCTGATCCTCGACGACGGCGCCGTCGTCGGCGCACGCGGCGTCGTGCTCGCCGACACGCACGCGCCGCGGGGCACGCCGACCTCGCGCGAGCGCGTGGCCGACTTCGAGATCAGAGCGGATGCCGTGATCGTCGCCTCCGGAGGCATCGGCGGTGCTCACGACCTCGTCCGCGCGTTCTGGCCGGAACGCCTCGGCTCTCCGCCCGAGCACATGCTCACCGGAGTGCCCGCGTACGTCGACGGGTCGATGCAGGCCGTCGCCCGCGCGGCCGGAGCCGACCTGATCAACAACGACCGCATGTGGCACTACGTCGAGGGGATCCAGAACTGGGATCCGGTGTGGCCGGGGCACGGCATCCGGATCCTGCCCGGACCGTCGTCCCTCTGGCTCGACGCCACCGGCACGCGGCTGCCCGTGCCGCTGTATCCGGGTTTCGACACGCTGGGCACTCTCGCGCACCTTCGCCGCACGGGACACGACCACTCGTGGTTCGTGACGTCGCTGAAGATCGTCGAGAAGGAGTTCGCGCTCTCGGGCAGCGAGCAGAACCCCGACCTGACGGGCAGAGACATCGGGCTGCTGCTGAGGTCGCGCCTGGCGAAGGGGCCGACCGGGCCCGTGCAGGCCTTCCTCGACGAGGGTGTCGACTTCGTCGTCGAAGACGACCTGGAGTCGCTGCTGGCCGGCATGCGCGCGGTGCCGGACGGGGAGCTCCTGGATGTCGATCGGGTGCGCGAAGAGGTCGTCGCCCGCGACCGGGAGATCGACAACGAGTTCACGAAGGACGCCCAGATCGCCATGCTGCGCTCGATGCGCGGTTACCGCGGCGACCGGCTGATCCGCACCGCTCCCCCGCACCGCCTGCAGGATCCGGCGGCCGGACCGATGATCGCCGTCCGGCTGCACGTGCTCACACGGAAGTCGCTCGGCGGCATCCACACGGACCTGGACGGCCGTGCGCTCGACGTCGCCGGCGACCCGATCCCCGGACTCTTCGCCGCCGGAGAGGCGAGCGGATTCGGCGGAGGCGGGATGCACGGCTACCGGGCGCTCGAGGGCACCTTCCTCGGCGGATGCCTGTTCTCCGGACGCCAGGCCGGACGGGCCGCGGCTGGTTAG
- a CDS encoding ferrochelatase — translation MDDVSPTEKIVVPHASPAASAGSAHIEVPVAYDGVLLAGFGGPEGQDDVIPFLRNVTRGRGIPDERLEDVSHHYRHFGGVSPINAQNRALKAALEAELAARSIDLPVYWGNRNWAPYLEEAVAEAAANDDTTLLAFATSAYSSFSSCRQYREDFSRILDGTEHDGVVTIDKIRPFFDHPGFVQAFVEGVHDAVRQRLDEGLAAERIQVLFSTHSIPMDDAVRSGPRDIDWGEGGAYAVQHEAVAAWVMARVAELAPAAADVPWELVYQSRSGPASQPWLEPDVCDVIGELSERGRDAVIVVPVGFMSDHMEVLWDLDTEAKEAAEEAGLAFTRTPTPGVSPAFVAGIVDLVQERLEGRPAADRAHVTELGPWFDVCRPGCCENIRAGFKPAAAGIAP, via the coding sequence ATGGATGACGTGAGCCCCACAGAGAAGATCGTCGTTCCGCACGCCTCGCCGGCAGCATCGGCCGGCTCCGCCCACATCGAGGTCCCCGTCGCCTACGACGGCGTCCTGCTCGCCGGATTCGGCGGGCCGGAGGGGCAGGACGACGTGATCCCCTTCCTGCGCAACGTCACGCGGGGGCGCGGCATCCCCGATGAGCGACTCGAGGACGTCTCGCACCACTACCGCCACTTCGGCGGCGTCAGCCCCATCAACGCGCAGAACCGCGCGCTGAAGGCTGCGCTGGAGGCGGAGCTCGCGGCGCGATCGATCGATCTGCCCGTGTACTGGGGAAACCGCAACTGGGCGCCCTACCTGGAGGAGGCCGTCGCGGAGGCGGCTGCGAACGACGACACGACACTGCTCGCCTTCGCGACCAGCGCATACAGCTCCTTCTCGAGCTGCCGCCAGTACCGCGAGGACTTCTCTCGCATCCTCGACGGCACCGAGCACGACGGGGTGGTGACGATCGACAAGATCCGTCCGTTCTTCGACCACCCCGGCTTCGTGCAGGCGTTCGTCGAGGGCGTCCACGACGCGGTGCGGCAGCGTCTCGACGAGGGTCTCGCCGCAGAGCGGATCCAGGTGCTGTTCTCGACCCACAGCATCCCGATGGACGACGCCGTGCGTTCCGGCCCACGCGACATCGACTGGGGCGAGGGCGGCGCGTATGCCGTGCAGCACGAAGCCGTCGCAGCCTGGGTGATGGCCCGCGTCGCCGAGCTCGCGCCCGCCGCGGCCGACGTGCCGTGGGAGCTCGTGTACCAGTCGCGCTCCGGCCCGGCCTCGCAGCCCTGGCTCGAGCCGGACGTCTGCGACGTCATCGGCGAGCTCTCCGAACGCGGACGCGATGCGGTGATCGTGGTGCCCGTCGGATTCATGAGCGATCACATGGAGGTGCTCTGGGACCTCGACACCGAGGCGAAGGAGGCCGCAGAGGAGGCGGGCCTCGCCTTCACCCGAACGCCGACTCCCGGCGTCTCGCCGGCGTTCGTCGCCGGAATCGTCGACCTCGTGCAGGAGCGGCTCGAGGGCCGTCCGGCTGCTGACCGCGCGCATGTAACCGAACTCGGACCGTGGTTCGACGTGTGTCGCCCCGGGTGCTGCGAGAACATCCGCGCGGGCTTCAAGCCGGCGGCCGCCGGCATAGCGCCCTGA
- a CDS encoding globin — protein MAAQEDHRRGRRHAVTFYEEVGGQPTFERLVAVFYREVALDPVLRPMYPEEDLGPAAERLTWFLAQYWGGPTTYGEQRGHPRLRMRHVPFHIDPDARDRWLRHMRTALDEVKLSPLHEATLWDYLERAAYAMVNTFEPSGIGPSPQGRPTLENRAAPESTETA, from the coding sequence CTGGCGGCGCAAGAAGACCACCGGCGAGGAAGGCGGCACGCAGTGACGTTCTACGAAGAGGTCGGCGGGCAGCCCACCTTCGAGCGCCTGGTGGCGGTGTTCTACCGCGAGGTCGCCCTGGATCCCGTGCTGCGGCCCATGTATCCCGAAGAAGACCTCGGTCCTGCGGCGGAGCGCCTCACCTGGTTCCTCGCACAGTACTGGGGCGGCCCGACCACGTACGGCGAGCAGCGAGGGCATCCGCGACTGCGGATGCGGCATGTCCCCTTCCACATCGACCCCGATGCACGCGATCGCTGGCTGCGTCACATGCGCACGGCGCTCGACGAGGTGAAGCTGTCGCCGCTGCACGAGGCGACCCTCTGGGACTACCTCGAGCGCGCCGCGTATGCCATGGTGAACACATTCGAGCCCTCGGGCATCGGGCCGAGCCCCCAGGGACGCCCGACGCTCGAGAACCGCGCCGCCCCGGAGTCGACGGAGACCGCATGA
- a CDS encoding mechanosensitive ion channel family protein has protein sequence MNTFHFPAPLAALAAPDDAAGDWSWERLLQILQATGGNILVVAIIIAVCALTALVLRGVIRRVVKRIVDSAKTKANVDDTQALERSPLADMRLVQRTRTLGTILTNIVNVILVVVAIVLVVNHLNKDLLGSLTLLTAAVGAGLGFGAQNIVKDVLNGLFLVAEDQIGIGDVVDLGLASGVVEYVSVRVTQVRDVNGTLWYVRNGEVTRIGNMSQGWARAIIDLGVAPDADLELVEKTMLETAQTLAKDPKWRTRIIAKPEIWGLETIDGDALVVRVVMKTRANAMDDVSQELRRRLRTALVEKEIGVPRIAAVTLTGLEGARRVRGANPPVTKPNPVTGVPRIVDRGIWRRKKTTGEEGGTQ, from the coding sequence ATGAACACCTTCCACTTCCCCGCCCCGCTCGCCGCGCTCGCCGCCCCTGACGATGCTGCCGGGGACTGGTCGTGGGAACGGCTGCTCCAGATCCTGCAGGCGACGGGTGGGAACATCCTCGTGGTCGCGATCATCATCGCTGTGTGCGCACTCACGGCGCTGGTGCTGCGCGGGGTGATCCGCCGCGTGGTGAAGCGCATCGTCGACAGCGCGAAGACCAAGGCGAACGTCGACGACACCCAGGCGCTGGAGCGCTCGCCGCTGGCTGACATGCGCCTCGTGCAGCGCACCCGCACTCTCGGCACGATCCTGACCAACATCGTCAACGTGATCCTCGTCGTCGTCGCCATCGTGCTCGTCGTCAACCACCTGAACAAGGACCTGCTCGGCTCGCTCACGCTGCTGACAGCCGCCGTCGGCGCCGGTCTCGGCTTCGGTGCGCAGAACATCGTGAAGGACGTCCTGAACGGGCTGTTCCTCGTCGCCGAGGATCAGATCGGAATCGGAGACGTGGTCGACCTCGGCCTTGCTTCCGGTGTCGTCGAGTACGTCAGTGTCCGAGTGACTCAGGTGCGAGACGTGAACGGCACGCTCTGGTACGTCCGCAACGGCGAGGTCACCCGCATCGGCAACATGTCGCAGGGCTGGGCGCGCGCGATCATCGATCTCGGAGTCGCCCCCGACGCGGATCTCGAACTCGTCGAGAAGACGATGCTCGAGACGGCGCAGACCCTGGCGAAGGACCCGAAGTGGCGTACCCGGATCATCGCCAAACCCGAGATCTGGGGCCTGGAGACCATCGACGGCGATGCGCTGGTCGTGCGCGTGGTCATGAAGACCAGGGCGAACGCGATGGACGACGTCTCACAGGAGCTGCGTCGCCGGCTGCGCACGGCCCTCGTCGAGAAGGAGATCGGCGTGCCCCGAATCGCCGCGGTCACCCTGACCGGCCTGGAGGGCGCGCGCCGCGTGCGGGGGGCCAATCCCCCTGTCACCAAGCCCAACCCGGTGACCGGCGTGCCCCGCATCGTCGATCGCGGCATCTGGCGGCGCAAGAAGACCACCGGCGAGGAAGGCGGCACGCAGTGA
- a CDS encoding acyl-CoA thioesterase, protein MTAEQDARRSVDALLEVLDLAASEARTTEDIFTGRSHFMPTGRVYGGQVLAQSLVAAERTLPEDRVVHSMHGYFLRPGDTSSGITFAVDRIHDGRSFSTRRCQAFQGGVPIFSMIASFQDEDPGADHAEPMPEGIPDPERLRPDEELLGDVHPLTLKMLTERPADVRHVEGPLFVDVAGERVAHQAVWMRLRATMPDDPRLHRAALAYLSDMTIQESILRRHGVTWNTPGLKVASLDHAMWWHRFGRADEWVLYVQESPNARGGRGLSTGRIYDREGALLASVAQEVMVRVPKEDA, encoded by the coding sequence ATGACCGCTGAGCAGGATGCCCGCCGATCCGTCGACGCCCTTCTCGAGGTCCTCGACCTCGCGGCGTCCGAGGCGCGGACCACGGAGGACATCTTCACTGGTCGGTCGCACTTCATGCCCACGGGGCGGGTGTACGGCGGACAGGTGCTGGCCCAGTCGCTGGTCGCCGCGGAGCGGACGCTGCCGGAGGATCGCGTCGTGCACTCGATGCACGGCTACTTCCTGCGCCCTGGAGACACCTCGAGCGGCATCACGTTCGCCGTGGACCGCATCCACGACGGGCGCTCGTTCTCGACTCGCCGCTGCCAGGCGTTCCAGGGCGGGGTCCCGATCTTCTCGATGATCGCGTCGTTCCAGGACGAGGATCCTGGTGCCGATCACGCCGAGCCCATGCCCGAGGGCATCCCCGACCCCGAGCGCCTGCGCCCTGACGAGGAGCTGCTCGGGGATGTGCACCCCCTGACCCTCAAGATGCTCACGGAGCGACCCGCCGACGTGCGGCATGTCGAGGGTCCCCTCTTCGTCGACGTGGCCGGGGAGCGCGTCGCACACCAGGCGGTGTGGATGAGGCTGCGCGCCACGATGCCCGATGACCCTCGCCTGCATCGCGCCGCGCTCGCGTACCTCAGCGACATGACCATCCAGGAGTCCATCCTGCGCCGTCACGGCGTCACCTGGAACACTCCTGGCCTCAAGGTGGCCAGCCTCGACCACGCCATGTGGTGGCACCGCTTCGGGCGTGCCGACGAGTGGGTGCTCTATGTGCAGGAGTCGCCGAACGCCCGCGGAGGACGAGGGCTCTCGACCGGCCGCATCTACGACCGCGAGGGCGCCCTGCTGGCCAGCGTCGCGCAGGAGGTCATGGTGCGGGTGCCCAAGGAGGACGCCTGA
- a CDS encoding ribose-5-phosphate isomerase, whose translation MRIHIATDHAGLDFSTRLQEHLRSSGHEVIDHGPVEYDALDDYPAFCIRAAQSVVADQRAGVDALGVVFGGSGNGEQIAANKVEGIRAALVWNLSTAQLAREHNDANVISIGARQHGFDEVISFIDLFIATPFPGDERHVRRIGQIADFEKDGSLLPDPRA comes from the coding sequence ATGCGCATCCACATCGCCACCGATCACGCCGGACTGGATTTCTCGACCCGCCTTCAGGAGCACCTGCGCTCGTCAGGGCATGAGGTGATCGACCACGGGCCGGTGGAGTACGACGCGCTGGACGACTACCCGGCCTTCTGCATCCGTGCCGCACAGAGCGTGGTCGCCGACCAGCGCGCCGGAGTCGACGCGCTCGGCGTCGTCTTCGGAGGGTCGGGCAACGGAGAGCAGATCGCGGCGAACAAGGTCGAGGGCATCCGGGCGGCGCTGGTATGGAACCTGTCGACCGCACAGCTCGCCCGCGAGCACAACGACGCGAACGTGATCTCGATCGGCGCCCGCCAGCACGGCTTCGACGAGGTCATCTCGTTCATCGACCTGTTCATCGCGACGCCGTTCCCCGGCGACGAGCGCCACGTGCGCCGGATCGGTCAGATCGCCGACTTCGAGAAGGACGGATCGCTGCTTCCCGATCCGCGAGCCTGA
- a CDS encoding alanine/glycine:cation symporter family protein — protein MDLSGLQAVLENISSWIWGPWVLIPLLLGTGLYLTIRLGGLQFIRLGAALRLGLFRRQDPGSDGDISQFQALTTALAATVGTGNIVGVATAIGIGGPGALFWMWVTGLLGMASKYSEAFLGVRFRTTDAAGEKSGGPQYYLERGIPGPFGKFLAIFFAVAAVIACFGIGNMTQGNSISANLENSFSVPTWVTGIVLTVFAMLVLVGGIKSIGRVTAGLVPVMIIFYVVGAIYILIANIGGVPAAFAQIFTEAFTGTSAIGGFAGSAIIIAVQMGVARGIFSNESGMGSAAIAAAAAKTSHPVRQGLVSMTQTFIDTIIVVTCTGLVIITTGVWNMKDGNGDQISAALMTGEAFSHGLPGEWGHYIVTIGLVLFAGSTILGWSYYGERSIERLIGRKAVMPFRILFSLVVFIGCTVQLGVVWAFSDVMNGLMALPNLIGLLLLSGLVARETKKYLDHDPKLTATPEEVNAFMAGDQAFEDWKTQAIPVVKTPNA, from the coding sequence ATGGACCTTTCCGGCCTGCAGGCCGTTCTCGAGAACATCAGCTCATGGATCTGGGGACCGTGGGTCCTCATCCCGCTGCTGCTCGGCACCGGCCTCTACCTCACCATCCGCCTCGGCGGCCTTCAGTTCATCCGCCTCGGCGCGGCGCTGCGTCTCGGTCTGTTCAGGCGCCAGGACCCCGGATCCGATGGCGACATCTCGCAGTTCCAGGCGCTGACCACCGCGCTCGCGGCCACGGTCGGCACGGGCAACATCGTCGGCGTCGCCACAGCCATCGGCATCGGCGGCCCCGGCGCGCTGTTCTGGATGTGGGTGACGGGTCTGCTCGGCATGGCATCGAAGTACTCAGAGGCCTTCCTCGGTGTGCGCTTCCGCACCACTGACGCCGCGGGTGAGAAGTCGGGCGGCCCGCAGTACTATCTCGAGCGGGGAATACCCGGTCCGTTCGGCAAGTTCCTCGCGATCTTCTTCGCGGTCGCCGCCGTCATCGCCTGCTTCGGCATCGGCAACATGACGCAGGGCAACTCCATCTCGGCCAACCTCGAGAACAGCTTCAGCGTGCCCACCTGGGTCACCGGCATCGTGCTGACCGTGTTCGCCATGCTCGTGCTGGTCGGCGGCATCAAGTCGATCGGCCGGGTCACCGCGGGTCTGGTGCCCGTCATGATCATCTTCTACGTGGTCGGCGCCATCTACATCCTGATCGCAAACATCGGCGGCGTCCCCGCGGCCTTCGCGCAGATCTTCACTGAGGCCTTCACCGGCACAAGCGCAATCGGCGGCTTCGCCGGCTCGGCGATCATCATCGCCGTGCAGATGGGTGTCGCCCGCGGCATCTTCTCGAACGAGTCCGGCATGGGCTCGGCTGCCATCGCGGCCGCTGCGGCCAAGACCAGTCACCCGGTGCGCCAGGGTCTCGTGTCGATGACGCAGACCTTCATCGACACGATCATCGTCGTCACCTGCACGGGGCTCGTGATCATCACCACCGGCGTCTGGAACATGAAGGACGGGAACGGTGACCAGATCAGCGCCGCGTTGATGACGGGTGAGGCGTTCTCGCACGGTCTGCCAGGGGAGTGGGGTCACTACATCGTCACGATCGGCCTCGTGCTGTTCGCCGGATCTACGATCCTCGGCTGGTCGTACTACGGCGAGCGCAGCATCGAGCGTCTGATCGGGCGCAAAGCCGTGATGCCGTTCCGCATCCTGTTCTCGCTCGTCGTCTTCATCGGCTGCACCGTGCAGCTCGGTGTGGTCTGGGCGTTCTCCGACGTGATGAACGGCCTCATGGCGCTGCCGAACCTGATCGGTCTTCTGCTGCTGTCGGGCCTCGTCGCACGCGAGACGAAGAAGTACCTCGACCACGACCCCAAGCTGACAGCCACGCCAGAGGAAGTGAACGCGTTCATGGCAGGCGACCAGGCGTTCGAGGACTGGAAGACTCAGGCGATTCCGGTGGTCAAGACCCCCAACGCTTAG